The nucleotide window AGTCCGCGTCGCGCAACAGACGCTGTATGCCATCAGGGCGCGCTTCTCCCAGATGGTCGGCGAGTTGCCAACCATTCTTGCGCTCGACCGGACTCAGAAGCCCGCGCAAGTAACGCAAGACCCGCAGACGCGGTTCGGATCAGCGAAAGTGCCGCGCAATTCGTTGATGTACTTCGATCAGTTCCGCTTCCCACGTGCGACGTTTCTCGTCCATGAAGAAGTCCTCCGCTCTCCACGGACGATTCTACCATAACTGCGTTTGTAGTGCTAAGCCCACGAGACCGGTGAAGCACCACCCAAACCATTTGAGTGTTGACGAAGCTTCACCGCCAGCAATCCAGCAGAGAGCCGTCGCCATTCCGCCATGCAGAAAGAACCAAAAGGCCCCGAAAACGCGTGCGCCCAACGAGTCCTGAAAGGTGATCACTAGGTCGTCGTCGTTTCTGTCGACCCGCACTCCATCAGGAATCGGAACCGGTGTTCTCTGCGTCATCTGGCGACTCTCCTATCGGCCTCGATTTCGCTCTTTAGGATTTCTGCCACAGATGCGTGCTCATGGACTTCGCGAACCGTTCGCAGGGCTTCACTCATCCCGCAGCTTTCCCTGGCGCCGTCATGCTCCACGGCGTGTACCACGAGCAACGCGAGGGCAGCGAGATGTCACCCAGCATAGTCATAGGGATGGTTGCGGAAGACGTAGTCGATGGGCTCGTCCGTGAACTCGACGTTCGGGTCGAACCCGCAATCTTCGAATGCCGCCTCGCACCCCTTGTTGAACCGCAGCGGGCGGCCGCGATCCATCCAGCCAATCGTGTAGATGAGCGCGATCATCTGCCGAGGGCGGTCGGATCGGTTCGGCGTGCCGCCGTGCCAAAGGCGGATGTCGCGGAGCAGCATGTCGCCCTTGGCGAGGTTCCCGCGCACCGGAGGCGCAGCCCGCCGCCGCGCTTCGAGCGTGATCGGATCGACCTTGATGTCGTCGCCACGCCCGACCTCTGGAATCAGGTGGGTCCCGGGCCAAAGCTCGACGCTTCCGTTCCGCTCGGTGACATCTTCTACAACAACGTTCACGACGAGCTGCGCCGGTGGGTGCCCGACGGTCATGCCCTTCCAGAGCTGCCCCGAATCCGCGTGGACGGGCTGCGCTTCGGTGCCGGGCAGATTCGTGTTCCCGCTGTAGAACGTATTGGCAAAACCGCCCCCGAACACTTCCCGCGCCACCTGCACGGCGAACGGATTGGCGACGACATCGCGGAAGACGTACGGCGCGAAGGGCGGCGGGTCCTGCTGCAGATGCCCGCGATTGAAGTTCACCGGCAGCGTCTTCGCGGTCAGCAGCGTTTGCAGGTCGGCGTCCATCTTCTCGCGCAGCGCGTCGAGATGCTCCGGCGCGATGACACCCTCCATGATGACGAACCCGTCCTCGTGAACCGTTCTCGCCGCCTCGCGGACGCGCTCCTCCGACAGACGCAGGTCGCGCCTCTCGCCCACATCGGGTAGTAGCCTCAGCATGGTCACCTCACCCCGTCCGTGAGCCGTCTAGACTGCCAGGTTCTTGAACCGCCGCACCTGTTCGGTAATCGCCAGTTCCGTCGGGAGCCTTTCCATCGACGACGCGCCGAAGAATCCGACGATGCCTTTCGTGTGCGACAGCACGTAGGCGGCGTCCTCCGGCTCGGAGATGGGTCCGCCGTGGCAGATCACGTAGACGCCCGGGTTGACAGCCTTCGCGGCATCGTGGATCGTCTGCACACGATCCGCTGCCTCCTGGATCGTCATCGCGTTCTGCGCGCCGATGGTTCCCTTGGTCGTCAGTCCGACGTGCGCCACGAGCAGATCGGCGCCGGCTTGCGCCATCTGGCGCGCCTCGTCCTCGTTGAACACGTACGGCGACGTGAACAGCCCGAGCTCGTGCGCCGTAGCGATCATCTGGACTTCCAGATCGTAGCCCATGCCTGTGTCTTCGAGGTCCTGCCGGAACGCGCCGTCGATGAGTCCGACGGTGGGGAAGTTCTGCACGCCGGAGAACCCGATGGCGTCCAACTGGCGCAGGAACACGCCCATCAGCCGGAAGGGGTCCGTCCCGCACACTCCGGCGAGGACCGGCGTGTCCTTGACGACCGGCAGGACTTCGCTCGCCATGTCGACGACGATCTGGTTCGCGTCGCCGTAGGGCATGAGCCCCGCGAGCGAGCCGCGCCCAGCCATCCTGTACCGTCCCGAGTTGTAGATGATGATGAGATCAACGCCGCCGGCTTCAGCGCACTTCGCCGAGATGCCCGTCCCCGCTCCCGCGCCGATGATCGGTCGCCCCTGTTCCACGTGTGCCTGAAGTCTCCGGCGAATCTCGTCCCGCACAATCCGCATCGTTGTCTCCTCGCAGGATGTCCGTCGCGTCCCTACATCATCCCCAAGAGCATCCGAACCGCTTCGTCGGCAAATGCCGGATCGTTGATGTTCGCGCCCAACTCGACGACTGGAATCCCCTGTCGCACGTTCTGCCGGATGGCTTCGAATATCGCGCCGTCCGCTTCGGGCGACCAGAAGAGCTGCCCCTCGCTGTCGAGGATCGACACGCCCCGCAACGGCAGCAGGAACGCGACGGGTCCCGTCGCGGCGTTCGCCTTCTCCGCGAAGATGCGCCCCATCTGCGCGTTCTCGTCGGGCGTCGTGCGCATCAGCGTCACGCTGGGGTTCCACTCGTAGAGCAGGCGTCCGTCGTACTTCGCCGGGACGGTGTCTCTGGGTCCGAAGTTGACCATATCGACGCATCCGGGAACGATCAGGTGCGGTACGCCACGGGACCCGGGAGCGTCGAGACGCGTCGGTCCCGCCGTGAACACCCCGCCGCAGAGCTCGTCGGCCCACTCGGTCGTCGTGATGTCCAAGACGCCTGCGACGAGTCCGTCCTCGACGAGGCTCTCCATCGTCTTGCCGCCGGTTCCCGTGGCGTGGAACACGAGCACTTCGTAGCCTTGCCCGGTCAGCGATTCGCGGCATCGGTCGACGCACGCCGTCGTGTTCCCGAACATCGACGCGACGATGATCGGCTTCTCGTCCGCCGGCGCATCGACCGTCGTCTCGACCATCCCGCAGATCGCGCCTGCAGCCTGCGCGAAGATGCTCCGGCTGACGCGGTTGATGCCTGCCACGTCCACAACCGACGGAATCATCGTGATATCGCGCGTTCCGACGTAGACGGATGTGTTCCCCGAAGCCGCCGTCGAGACCATGAGCTTTGGGACGCCGATCGGTAGCGCCCTCATGCCCGAAGTGATAACGGCGGTTCCGCCGGTTCCGCCCATGCCGATCGCGCCGCTGAATCGCCTCTCGTCGTAGAGACGCCGCAGGACGACGGCGATGCCTTCGCTCATCGCCTTCATCGCAGAGCCGCGGTCCTTCTTCGCCTGGAGGTCGGCGAGGTCGGCGCCGCCCGCGTGCGCGACCTCGGCGTTCGACACATCCGGGGTCACGCCCTTTGCCTCGAACACGCCCGTGTGGACTAGCAGCGTCCCGTGTCCTCGCTCGCGGATGATCCGCTGGATGAACGCGTACTCTTCGCCCTTTGTGTCAAACGCGCCGACGACGGCGATCGTCGCCATGTCACACCCTTTCGGCTCGCGGCTGGGCGGGCCCGTGCGTGTGGTTCCACAGGTGTCCAAGCCGCTTCTGACCTTCCAGCGTCGTCTCGAAAAAGACCGCGCGGATCGGCTCGTGAATGACCGGCAGGTCGTGGTGGAAGCCCATGCCCGTGGCGACGCAGTCGCCGGGGCCCACTTCGTAGCGCTTCCCCTCGCTGACGGCGACGCCGCTGCCGTCGATCAGGATCCAGTACTCGTCGCAGTCGTGGTAGTGGGAGTCGAAGTTCGTGCGCTTCGGATAGCCGACCTTGTCGCCGGGGTCCTTCGGTTCGTCGGAGTTGCGACCCGCGAAGAGCCCGGATCCGCCTACCTCGTCGCCCCATCGCCCCGCCATGCGGACGGCGACCGTGGTGGTGTGCGCGTCGATGCGGAACTGCTCGCCAGGATCGGCAAGATCGAGGTTGTTGTAGCCCGTCGCGTCGATGTCGGTGCTGCCGTAGCGGATACGGCACTCTCCCTCGGCGACGATGAGCTTTTCCTTTGCGCCGACTCGCTCCAGAACGCGCGTGGTTCCCGGATCGAGACGAAGGATCTCGAAGAACTCCATCTCACACCAACTCGAGGCGGAGCCCTTGCCACTGCGGAACACGGGCATGGTGTTGATCTCCTCAGCTAACCTATCGCGCCGACCTGAAGTCCGTCGATTATCCCACACCGTAGGCGCGTTCTGCACGCGACATGGAGCCAACGACGCATCAGGATTCCGCGCCGCCGCGCCATCCGCTAGAATGGCGCGACGACGAGTCGGGTCCGTGCCATGGGCACACAGGAGGCGACCGCATGCGAGTGTACGTGATGACCGACCTGGAGGCAGTCGCGGGAGTGCGCGACTTCGACGACTGGTGCGTGCCGGAGGGGCGCTATTACGATCTGGCGCAGAAGTTCCTGACGTTGGAGGTCAATGCCGCCGTTGACGGCCTCTTCGCTGGCGGCGCGACGGAGATCCTCGTCGCCGACGGACACGGCTGCGGCGCGATCAACATCGAGCTGCTCGACCCGCGCGTCGAGATGATGCGGGGCTGGCCCCGGGGTTGGCCCCTGCACATCGACGACGGCCACTTCGATGCTCTCATCTTCGTCGGACAGCACGCCAAAGCCGGCACCGACTGCGCCCATCTAGCACACACGCAGGGACTGAACTACATCGACCTGTCCATCAACGGCGTGTCCATCGGCGAGTTCGGGCAGATGGCGATGTGCGCCGCCGAACTGGGCATCCCGTCGATCTTCGGGTCCGGCGACCTGGCGTTCACGAAGGAAGCCGAGGCGCTTGCGCCCGGCATCGTCACCGTCGCCGTCATGCGCGGCACGACGCCCGGTTCCGGCGACGATCTGACCATCGACGCCTACCGCAGGCGGAACGCGCCCGCCGTGCATCTGCATCCTGAGCGCGCCCGGCAGCTCATCCGAACCGGCGCCGAGCAGGCGATGCGCAAGTTCCGGTCCGAGGGCTTCGGCCTCATCCCGCTCAAGGCGCCGTTCAAGCGGGTTGCTCGGTTCCGCCCGGAGAAGGCAGGGGACCTCATCCGCATTTCGCACGAGGAACACCCGACGAGCCTCGCCGGGGTGATGAACATGCGGTTCGCGCCGGTTCCCGAATCCTGATCCGGCTTCGAATGACGCTCCGCGCCGCCGTGCTGGCTGGCGCAATCGTTGCGTTGGTCGTTGCGCGTCCGCTCTGGCGACGCCGGTGCAGCGCGTCGCATCCTCGACCAGGGCGAGGCATTGCTCATCGGCGGAAGGGCAAAAAACAACTAGGCCGCCCCTTTGCGAGGCAATGGTGCGGCAGACACCCAGCAGATCATGCGATCATCACTGGACTGTGGGCTTCTCGACCTTGGGCGGCTTGTCGCTGTGAAGCCAGTCGGCGATCTTCGACTGGTTCGACAGCACCCACCAGACCCCTATGCCCAGCAGCACGACCACGACCAGCATCAAGCCCATGAACCACGGCTTACCCAGCACACCTTCGTCTGGCTGCTGATGTTCCATTGCTGACCCCCCTATCGTACCGACCAGTACTCATTCTGACACTCTCTCCCCGCGGGATCAATCGGGGTCTCACAGTCCATTCCCGTGATCGGCGTGGATTCTTGCTTTGTCCCAGCCGCGTCCGCTAGAATGGCTACCAAGAAGGCGTGGGCGCTGAGACCGCTCACGCCGAGCTCGAGACTCCGAAAGGGCGTCGCTTGCCGCGGCATGAGTCGGTTCGGATTGGCTTACAGAACATCGCAGAAGCGCAACAGCTCTTCGGGCAACAAGACAGTTTCCTGCGCCTGATCGAGCAGCGATTCCAGGCGCGTGTGCTTCTGCGAAGCGATTCGCTCGAAGTCGTTGGCGTGCCCCACGCGGTCGCCACGGTCGTCGACATCGTCGAGGAACTGCTGGAGCTGATCCGCGCGGGTCACCGATTGCAGATTCAGGACGTCCGCACGGCGATCCGCGCCGCGCAGACCTCGACGGGAAGCAGCGAGCGACGCACCGAAGAGGACGTTGACAAACCTTCTGCCGTCTCGGCGTCGCCGAGCGACGGCTTTCCCGTGCTCTCGGTGAGTTCGAAGCGGGGACCCATTCGGCCACGCTCGCCCCGACAGGCAGCGTACGTCGAAGCGATTCATGCGTATGACCTCGTGTTCGGTATCGGTCCCGCTGGCACAGGCAAGACGTACCTCGCCATGGCGATGGCGGCATCCGCGCTCAAGGCGGGGATCGTCGACCGGATCATCATGACTCGTCCTGCCGTTGAGGCGGGCGAGAAGCTCGGGTTCCTGCCAGGAGATCTGCAGGCGAAGGTCGATCCCTACCTCCGCCCGCTGTATGATGCGCTCTACGACATGTTTCCGTTGCGCGTCGTCGAGCAGTACGTCGAGCGTGGAGTCATTGAGATCGCGCCGCTTGCGTTCATGCGAGGTCGTACGCTCAACCGCTCATTCGTCGTGCTCGACGAGGCGCAGAACGCGACGATCGCGCAGATGAAGATGTTCCTGACGCGTCTAGGGTTCGACTCGAAGGCTGTCGTCACAGGCGATATCACGCAGAGCGACCTGCCCCAGGGATCGCGTTCGGGTCTGGTGGATGCCGTGGGCGTGCTCTCCAACATCGACGGGATCTCGATCATTCAGTTCACGACCGCTGATGTTGTCCGTCACGAGCTGGTGCAGCGGATCGTCGAAGCGTATGCTGCGAATGAGCAGGGCGCCGATAGCGACAACGGGCAGCCGTCCCGCCTCACGTCTACTGGAACGGAGTCCTCGTGACCTCCTCCGACGACCCTCCGGATTGCCCTCGGGACGCGTGCCATGCGGCTTCCTAAGCTGTTTGGCGCATGGTGGACCCGCCGATCCAGCGCGAGAACCTCACAGGCGAACTCTCGCATCGCACGGTTCCTGCCGAGGCGCGAGAACGGCGTTTGGTGGTTCGCCGGCGTCGTCCTAGTCATCGCGACGACGTTCGTCCTGCTGCCGGCGAGCTTCCGGCGAAGCGTGCCCGACATGGCGGCGACGGATCGCGCCCAACAGGTCGCACGCCGTAACACGACCCCGGTCTATACGCTCGACCAAAGCGAGCTCACGCGAGCCGAGGCGCTATTCGACCGCATCCAGGACATCCTCGATATCCCGGGGCTCACCATCGAAGAACGCACCCAAGCACTCGAAGACTTCCCGCTGACGAAGTACTACTTGAACGACGTCGAAGTCGATACGCTGCTGGAGCACAGCGTCCACTTCGCGGCAGTCAAGCGGCACACGCTAGACGTCGTCTCCAGCACGCTGTCTCGCGGCGTGGTCATCGGGGGATACGGAGCCGGCAGCCTGCGCGCAGAGCTCGCCGCGTACTTCGATCCGGAACTCACGACGCAATGGCACGATGTGGAGTCCATGACCATCCACGTCCTGCCCGATGACCGCATCGTGCCGATCCGCGAGGCGCTGGTATGGGAAGACGCAATCGTCGAAGTCACTCGGCTCGTGCTTGCCATCGACTTCGGACCCTCGATCGATCCTGAAACAGCCGAGGCGCTTCGCGAGTTGATCGAGAGCCTATGCCGCCCACTCATCCGACCCAACCTCTACTACAACGAGCAGGCGACGCGCGACTTGCAGGAGACCAACGCGGCGTCGGTTCCGGTGGCGTACCGATCGACGCACCAGCGTCCGTTGGGGCTCTGGCTGGGGACGTTCCTCCTCGCCGCCATGGTCGCGATCCTGACGGCTCTCTTCGCCAGCACGCAGCCTCGCCTCACGTCCCGCAACTTCCGTCCGATCGCTGCGTTGGGCGTCGTCCTCGCCGGAGCCCTGCTGCTGCTCTACTTCGGAACCCGCGTTGTGCTTCGACAGCGCGACGTGGACTACCCCATACTTGTCATTCCCGTCTCCATCGCCGCGTCCGTGGCGAGCATCCTGATGGGTTCCACCACGGGCGGCTTCGTGACCGTCTTTCTCACGGCGGCGGCGGGCATGATGTCGGGCATCACAGCGCCGACGAGCGTACCGCAGACGTGGGTGCTCCTCGTCAGCGGCTTCTCGGCGTCGTACGCCATGTCGGACATTCACCATCGGCGT belongs to Candidatus Poribacteria bacterium and includes:
- a CDS encoding transposase, with the protein product MRVLRYLRGLLSPVERKNGWQLADHLGEARPDGIQRLLRDADWDADPVRDDLRVYVLEHFGSEEGVLILEETGFLKKGTHSV
- a CDS encoding phytanoyl-CoA dioxygenase family protein, producing MLRLLPDVGERRDLRLSEERVREAARTVHEDGFVIMEGVIAPEHLDALREKMDADLQTLLTAKTLPVNFNRGHLQQDPPPFAPYVFRDVVANPFAVQVAREVFGGGFANTFYSGNTNLPGTEAQPVHADSGQLWKGMTVGHPPAQLVVNVVVEDVTERNGSVELWPGTHLIPEVGRGDDIKVDPITLEARRRAAPPVRGNLAKGDMLLRDIRLWHGGTPNRSDRPRQMIALIYTIGWMDRGRPLRFNKGCEAAFEDCGFDPNVEFTDEPIDYVFRNHPYDYAG
- a CDS encoding phosphoenolpyruvate hydrolase family protein encodes the protein MRIVRDEIRRRLQAHVEQGRPIIGAGAGTGISAKCAEAGGVDLIIIYNSGRYRMAGRGSLAGLMPYGDANQIVVDMASEVLPVVKDTPVLAGVCGTDPFRLMGVFLRQLDAIGFSGVQNFPTVGLIDGAFRQDLEDTGMGYDLEVQMIATAHELGLFTSPYVFNEDEARQMAQAGADLLVAHVGLTTKGTIGAQNAMTIQEAADRVQTIHDAAKAVNPGVYVICHGGPISEPEDAAYVLSHTKGIVGFFGASSMERLPTELAITEQVRRFKNLAV
- a CDS encoding UPF0261 family protein, translating into MATIAVVGAFDTKGEEYAFIQRIIRERGHGTLLVHTGVFEAKGVTPDVSNAEVAHAGGADLADLQAKKDRGSAMKAMSEGIAVVLRRLYDERRFSGAIGMGGTGGTAVITSGMRALPIGVPKLMVSTAASGNTSVYVGTRDITMIPSVVDVAGINRVSRSIFAQAAGAICGMVETTVDAPADEKPIIVASMFGNTTACVDRCRESLTGQGYEVLVFHATGTGGKTMESLVEDGLVAGVLDITTTEWADELCGGVFTAGPTRLDAPGSRGVPHLIVPGCVDMVNFGPRDTVPAKYDGRLLYEWNPSVTLMRTTPDENAQMGRIFAEKANAATGPVAFLLPLRGVSILDSEGQLFWSPEADGAIFEAIRQNVRQGIPVVELGANINDPAFADEAVRMLLGMM
- the phoH gene encoding phosphate starvation-inducible protein PhoH yields the protein MPRHESVRIGLQNIAEAQQLFGQQDSFLRLIEQRFQARVLLRSDSLEVVGVPHAVATVVDIVEELLELIRAGHRLQIQDVRTAIRAAQTSTGSSERRTEEDVDKPSAVSASPSDGFPVLSVSSKRGPIRPRSPRQAAYVEAIHAYDLVFGIGPAGTGKTYLAMAMAASALKAGIVDRIIMTRPAVEAGEKLGFLPGDLQAKVDPYLRPLYDALYDMFPLRVVEQYVERGVIEIAPLAFMRGRTLNRSFVVLDEAQNATIAQMKMFLTRLGFDSKAVVTGDITQSDLPQGSRSGLVDAVGVLSNIDGISIIQFTTADVVRHELVQRIVEAYAANEQGADSDNGQPSRLTSTGTESS
- a CDS encoding HDIG domain-containing protein; this encodes MRLPKLFGAWWTRRSSARTSQANSRIARFLPRRENGVWWFAGVVLVIATTFVLLPASFRRSVPDMAATDRAQQVARRNTTPVYTLDQSELTRAEALFDRIQDILDIPGLTIEERTQALEDFPLTKYYLNDVEVDTLLEHSVHFAAVKRHTLDVVSSTLSRGVVIGGYGAGSLRAELAAYFDPELTTQWHDVESMTIHVLPDDRIVPIREALVWEDAIVEVTRLVLAIDFGPSIDPETAEALRELIESLCRPLIRPNLYYNEQATRDLQETNAASVPVAYRSTHQRPLGLWLGTFLLAAMVAILTALFASTQPRLTSRNFRPIAALGVVLAGALLLLYFGTRVVLRQRDVDYPILVIPVSIAASVASILMGSTTGGFVTVFLTAAAGMMSGITAPTSVPQTWVLLVSGFSASYAMSDIHHRRDVVYAGIWVSVATMIAVLGVALLPGDVATKEMLRLVLWALASGLIVTASVPGVLPPLEYLSATVTDMELLELTDQNHPLLVRMQSVAPGTYNHSLNVARLAEGAAEAIGANSLLARTGALFHDIGKMTSPEYFIENQEGGPNPHDRLSPTLSARVLIAHVTDGIEMAKEHKLPRAIIDLIPQHHGTSLIRFFYHKAAAHGDVVNEAEFRYPGPKPHDKVGAILLLADSIEAAANARFKNAPGLTHRDCENHVASIINQHLLDGQLDECDLTQNDLRVISSNYQRMLLGMYHSRIDYPSGASPPKPADESREPHAIPV